One segment of Coleofasciculaceae cyanobacterium DNA contains the following:
- a CDS encoding GNAT family N-acetyltransferase: MIRSTTPDDTTALIAIAEATGLFEPSQLDEIKQMLAEYFSNSDRQNLWFTDDDNEPVGIAYCETERMTHQTWNLQLIAVRPDRQRQGRGALLLRYVEQALTEKGGRILLAETSGVPGFESTRQFYRKCGYEEEARIRDFYEAGDDKIVYRKVLTA, translated from the coding sequence ATGATTCGATCGACCACGCCTGATGATACAACTGCGTTAATTGCCATAGCTGAAGCGACTGGACTGTTCGAGCCGAGCCAACTTGATGAAATTAAGCAAATGCTGGCTGAATACTTCAGCAATAGCGATCGCCAAAACTTATGGTTTACTGACGATGACAACGAGCCAGTGGGAATCGCCTACTGCGAGACAGAACGAATGACTCACCAAACATGGAATCTGCAATTAATCGCCGTTAGACCCGATCGCCAAAGACAAGGACGCGGTGCGCTGCTGCTGCGCTATGTTGAACAAGCATTGACAGAGAAAGGCGGACGCATACTGTTGGCAGAAACATCAGGAGTGCCAGGTTTCGAGTCTACGCGGCAGTTCTATCGCAAATGCGGTTATGAAGAGGAAGCACGGATTCGCGACTTCTACGAAGCAGGTGACGACAAGATCGTTTACCGCAAAGTGCTAACCGCTTAG
- a CDS encoding ABC-ATPase domain-containing protein, with amino-acid sequence MRDRHSLNSTLLKLDNSSYKAYKDIGGSYKFENFSLIIDRVQGDPFAAPSQLRVIVPQAVANFPAQLYRAKSREVALKDYLARQFARAAARFSTRRGTGKSGLIAIASLGQEVLERTAVLINSQQLEVRFFVGLPARGRRILGRQAAAMLCEDLPKIVEAALLYQSLDAKAIQQQVETIEDADWLRQQLAEHNLVAFVANGAILPRRSGIDPRPLLDAVLFQSPASLEAEFTCPNQGTIKGMGIPAGISLIVGGGYHGKSTLLKAIELGVYNHLPGDGREYVVTNPLGIKIRAEDGRSIAGVDISPFINHLPQGRSTTQFSTTNASGSTSQAANIIEALEAGAKLLLIDEDTSATNFTIRDRRMQALIPREKEPITPFIDKVRQLYDNYGVSTILVMGGSGDYFDVAERIIAMDNYLPQDVTALAKAIALQYVTERNTEGGISFGKISSRVPVLESIDPSRGKQEVKLFFKGIDSLTLGTDEIDLSLVEQIVDSGQLKAIALAMLYAKKTYLNQQLTVSEILTNIERDISTSGLDIIASFLEGNLVLFRPLELAAALNRLRTLQVR; translated from the coding sequence ATGAGAGATCGCCATAGTTTAAATTCCACATTACTGAAGTTAGATAACAGTAGCTATAAAGCCTATAAAGATATAGGTGGTAGCTATAAGTTTGAAAACTTTTCTTTAATTATCGATCGCGTACAGGGAGATCCTTTTGCTGCACCTAGCCAATTACGGGTAATCGTGCCTCAAGCAGTTGCCAATTTTCCAGCGCAGCTATATCGAGCAAAAAGTAGAGAAGTTGCTCTAAAAGACTATTTAGCGCGTCAATTTGCTCGAGCCGCCGCTCGATTCAGTACTCGTCGGGGTACAGGCAAGAGTGGTTTAATTGCGATCGCCTCTTTAGGACAAGAAGTTTTAGAACGGACTGCCGTATTGATTAATTCCCAGCAGCTAGAAGTACGTTTTTTCGTAGGATTACCAGCTAGAGGCAGAAGAATACTAGGTCGTCAAGCAGCAGCCATGTTATGTGAGGATCTGCCCAAAATTGTTGAAGCTGCTTTACTGTATCAATCATTAGATGCCAAAGCCATACAGCAGCAGGTAGAAACTATTGAAGATGCAGACTGGTTGCGCCAACAGCTAGCGGAGCATAACCTAGTAGCGTTTGTGGCTAATGGGGCGATTTTGCCTCGGCGTAGTGGAATCGATCCTCGTCCTCTATTAGATGCTGTTCTTTTTCAGTCTCCTGCCAGTTTGGAAGCAGAGTTTACCTGTCCGAATCAAGGAACAATCAAAGGGATGGGTATACCCGCAGGAATCAGCTTGATTGTTGGTGGTGGCTATCATGGCAAATCTACCCTATTAAAAGCAATCGAGTTAGGAGTATATAATCATCTTCCTGGAGATGGACGAGAATATGTGGTGACTAATCCTCTGGGGATTAAAATTCGCGCTGAAGATGGACGTAGCATTGCGGGAGTAGATATCTCGCCTTTTATTAATCATCTACCACAGGGACGTTCTACTACGCAGTTTTCCACTACTAACGCCAGCGGTAGCACCTCTCAAGCAGCCAATATCATTGAAGCCTTAGAGGCTGGTGCAAAACTATTACTGATAGATGAAGATACATCAGCAACCAACTTTACAATTCGCGATCGCCGAATGCAGGCATTAATTCCCCGAGAAAAAGAACCAATAACTCCGTTTATAGATAAGGTGCGTCAGCTTTACGATAATTATGGCGTATCGACTATTTTAGTTATGGGCGGGAGTGGTGATTATTTCGATGTGGCAGAGCGAATAATTGCTATGGATAACTACTTACCGCAAGACGTTACCGCACTGGCAAAAGCGATCGCGCTTCAATATGTCACCGAGAGAAATACCGAGGGAGGAATCAGCTTTGGCAAGATAAGCAGCAGAGTTCCTGTACTAGAGAGTATCGATCCTAGTCGGGGCAAACAAGAAGTAAAATTATTTTTTAAGGGAATAGACAGCCTCACCTTAGGTACAGACGAAATTGACCTCTCATTAGTAGAACAGATAGTCGATTCAGGACAGTTAAAAGCGATCGCCCTGGCTATGCTTTATGCCAAAAAAACCTACCTGAACCAACAGCTAACTGTCTCAGAAATCCTAACTAACATCGAGCGAGATATCTCTACATCAGGATTGGATATTATTGCCAGCTTTCTAGAAGGCAACTTAGTTTTGTTTCGTCCTCTAGAATTAGCAGCAGCTTTGAATAGACTGAGAACTTTGCAGGTAAGATAA
- a CDS encoding MotA/TolQ/ExbB proton channel family protein: MSKFSLKSHKKSPFSSSQRQELEVNLISLLLISAAIFAVTYIVVGVLPPLRESYVGILLYERGFLQYLAVALAAIVMATCILKYLLLKKEHKALSKIWIADHIPLDQPEAHEVNYFQQRLIKDGNLVAIRCGRILRVYIQSGDRTTANEFAIDDSSFYLSALESSYSFPRVLVWAIPLLGFIGTVLGISGAVIGFSGVLENTADVEQIKEGIGQVTSSLGLAFDTTLLALFLSVLVMIPLVLVERYESKLLLGIDVFINDKLLPRLRKKNEQLDPESIDRAIAGAIQEHFPNPQDLIEPAQSYAELAATQLSTGFITEVSKVQDVSSQVINQVNEIREQANRDRQEFLNFFSQQQQANQALVQQIRAIVEEIRSKNMAAAEDLNVQTQGISEQLEKAAQILASRVGSLEVSTQKMSDFQQIQQGLERSFASLEKTAQLENVLAGIKDNLAQLQPVLRQLNKPRRITLVEDNNGIKP; encoded by the coding sequence ATGAGTAAGTTTAGTCTCAAATCCCACAAAAAATCTCCTTTTTCAAGTTCTCAGCGTCAAGAATTAGAAGTTAATCTCATATCACTACTGCTAATATCAGCAGCTATTTTTGCCGTTACATATATAGTAGTGGGTGTTTTACCACCGCTACGAGAATCTTATGTAGGAATCTTGTTATATGAACGGGGTTTTCTTCAGTACCTGGCAGTTGCTTTGGCTGCTATAGTAATGGCCACTTGTATCCTTAAATATTTACTGTTAAAAAAAGAACACAAAGCTTTAAGTAAGATTTGGATTGCCGATCATATTCCGTTGGATCAACCTGAGGCCCATGAAGTAAATTACTTTCAACAGAGATTAATCAAAGATGGTAACTTGGTGGCAATACGCTGTGGGAGAATTCTCAGAGTCTACATCCAAAGTGGCGATCGCACTACGGCTAATGAGTTTGCTATAGACGATTCGTCTTTCTATCTCAGTGCTTTAGAGTCTTCCTATTCTTTCCCGCGAGTTCTAGTCTGGGCAATTCCTCTATTGGGGTTTATCGGTACAGTTCTTGGTATTAGTGGCGCGGTTATTGGCTTTTCAGGAGTCTTGGAAAATACAGCAGATGTCGAGCAAATCAAAGAAGGTATTGGTCAGGTTACCAGTAGCTTGGGCTTGGCTTTTGATACTACTCTGCTGGCTTTATTTCTTAGTGTCTTGGTGATGATTCCTTTAGTATTGGTCGAACGCTATGAATCCAAACTACTTTTGGGTATAGATGTCTTCATTAACGACAAACTATTACCTCGTCTGAGAAAGAAAAACGAACAGTTAGATCCTGAAAGCATCGATCGAGCAATAGCAGGAGCAATTCAAGAACACTTTCCCAATCCCCAAGACTTAATTGAGCCAGCTCAAAGCTATGCAGAACTAGCAGCTACTCAACTTTCTACAGGGTTTATCACCGAAGTAAGTAAAGTACAGGATGTTAGCTCTCAGGTAATTAATCAGGTTAATGAAATTAGAGAACAGGCAAATCGCGATCGCCAAGAATTTTTAAATTTCTTCTCGCAACAACAACAGGCAAATCAAGCACTGGTACAGCAAATTAGAGCGATTGTCGAAGAAATTAGAAGTAAAAACATGGCAGCAGCCGAAGATCTCAACGTCCAAACCCAGGGAATCAGCGAACAGTTAGAAAAAGCAGCTCAAATTTTAGCAAGTCGGGTTGGCTCTTTAGAAGTTTCTACCCAGAAAATGTCAGACTTCCAGCAAATTCAGCAAGGTTTGGAACGAAGTTTCGCCTCCCTAGAAAAGACTGCTCAACTCGAAAATGTTTTAGCAGGAATCAAAGATAATCTTGCTCAACTTCAACCCGTTCTCAGACAGCTTAACAAACCCCGCCGTATTACCCTGGTAGAAGATAACAATGGCATAAAACCCTGA
- a CDS encoding LapA family protein has protein sequence MKSFTSLLSSLILATLVVAIAIFSIQNIQDVSVKFLTFESITIPVGVLLAFCSGIGIILGWFIPLLFSRKRTRRS, from the coding sequence ATGAAATCCTTTACTAGCTTACTTAGTTCTCTGATTTTGGCAACTTTAGTAGTTGCGATCGCTATCTTCTCGATCCAAAATATTCAGGATGTCTCAGTTAAGTTCCTCACCTTTGAATCGATTACTATCCCTGTCGGAGTATTATTAGCCTTCTGTAGCGGTATCGGCATAATTCTCGGCTGGTTTATTCCTCTGCTTTTCTCTCGGAAAAGAACTCGCCGAAGTTAG
- a CDS encoding fasciclin domain-containing protein, producing MADIVDIAVNTEGFSTLVAAVKAANLVETLKTPGPFTVFAPNDAAFAKLPPGTVQTLVQNPPQLARILTYHVVAGKLTKADLSKVDSVDSVEGSPISINCADTFEVKNATVIAADIEADNGIIHVIDNVILMG from the coding sequence ATGGCAGATATTGTTGATATTGCAGTGAACACCGAGGGTTTTAGTACATTAGTAGCTGCGGTCAAAGCAGCTAATTTAGTAGAAACTTTAAAAACTCCAGGACCATTTACCGTATTCGCTCCCAATGATGCTGCTTTCGCCAAACTTCCTCCAGGCACAGTTCAAACCTTAGTCCAAAATCCGCCCCAACTAGCCAGAATACTTACTTATCATGTAGTTGCCGGAAAATTAACTAAAGCAGATTTAAGTAAGGTAGATTCGGTAGATTCGGTAGAAGGTTCACCAATTTCCATTAATTGTGCTGATACTTTTGAAGTAAAAAATGCCACCGTGATTGCAGCAGATATCGAAGCTGACAATGGCATTATTCATGTGATTGATAACGTCATTTTAATGGGTTGA